One Lachancea thermotolerans CBS 6340 chromosome F complete sequence DNA window includes the following coding sequences:
- the YIF1 gene encoding protein transporter YIF1 (similar to uniprot|P53845 Saccharomyces cerevisiae YNL263C), with translation MISCFTTSKNIESSCLTFTALKGYESIKLEAAPEPRRKEIITDLKNQFVNKEMSYNPYAYVADTGAMNVNDRQQHAQHSSSINDPTHQQFHNNLSGPAAPSSEQSQGFSFQDPRSSMAYQLGQSAFSNFIGQNNLNQFQENLTKATGDSSSLSHYFQVSNSYVFRKLKTILMPFLHRNWQRVPNASSQGSTSAPSFQVPRVDLNSPDMYIPVMGLVTYILAWNFQQGMQGSFDPENLYQRLSTTLASVLLDLFILKMGLYLLVSSKSPTTSITELACYVGYKFVPLTLALLLPSKPYLVSLVGKVYLLIAFGVFLLRSVKFNLFVDSGNDVHTVKKSVVKKCNYFLFVYGFVWQSVLMWLMG, from the coding sequence ATGATTTCGTGCTTCACAACCTCGAAAAATATTGAATCAAGTTGTTTGACATTTacagctttgaaaggttACGAAAGCATAAAACTTGAAGCCGCGCCGGAGCCTCGAAGAAAAGAGATTATAACAGACCTGAAAAACCAGTTCGTTAACAAAGAAATGTCATATAATCCTTACGCTTATGTGGCGGATACAGGAGCAATGAACGTGAATGACAGACAGCAGCACGCTCAACATTCATCTTCTATTAATGACCCCACACACCAGCAATTTCACAACAATCTTTCAGGCCCGGCGGCACCTAGCTCCGAACAAAGCCAAGGGTTTTCTTTTCAGGACCCCAGGTCATCTATGGCATACCAACTAGGGCAATCggctttttcaaacttcaTTGGCCAAAACAACCTCAATCAATTTCAGGAGAACCTAACGAAAGCTACCGGAGACTCTTCATCATTATCACATTACTTTCAGGTTTCAAACAGTTAcgttttcagaaagctAAAAACCATCTTGATGCCATTTCTTCACCGGAACTGGCAGAGGGTTCCAAATGCCAGCTCTCAGGGCAGTACCTCAGcgccttcttttcaagtgcCCCGAGTTGATCTAAACTCACCAGATATGTACATCCCGGTCATGGGACTGGTGACATATATCTTGGCTTGGAACTTTCAGCAAGGTATGCAGGGATCGTTTGACCCGGAGAATTTGTATCAGCGCCTTTCAACTACGCTCGCGTCAGTGctgcttgatcttttcaTCCTAAAAATGGGACTTTATTTACTtgtctcttcaaagtcacCAACCACTAGCATTACGGAGTTGGCCTGCTACGTCGGTTATAAGTTTGTGCCTCTTACCCTCGCGCTTCTGCTTCCCTCCAAACCTTACCTAGTTTCGCTTGTTGGAAAGGTATACCTTCTCATAGCATTTGGGGTCTTTTTGCTAAGGTCGGTCAAATTTAACCTATTTGTTGACAGCGGTAATGATGTTCACACGGTCAAGAAAAGTGTTGTGAAAAAATGCAACTATTTTCTCTTCGTCTATGGATTCGTCTGGCAAAGCGTACTGATGTGGCTTATGGGTTAA